The Carassius gibelio isolate Cgi1373 ecotype wild population from Czech Republic chromosome B18, carGib1.2-hapl.c, whole genome shotgun sequence sequence CTAAAAAGGACAAAGTATGCAGGAGAAAGTATAAAGGAATCAGGGGCCCTGAGATgtaaaataaatgacagaaacagacagacacaaatgCACAGCCCCTCCCCATTAGATTCCTTTCAACTAATGTACATTTCTGGTCAGGTCTGATCTACTTATAACCACAGATCTATGTCtcgaatttgtatttattttcattatttaaactaGCCAATGagttttatgtgtctttttgacCCTGTTCCTCTCTCTGGGTCCCAGGTTTATGATACTCCTCCCATGGCTATGAAAGGCCCACCCAGTAGAGATGGTCAGGAGATCTATGACACTCCACCTAGTGTGGACAAGAGCCAGCTGCACTACCAACAAGCGGTAATACTATGTTCTTGTCAGACTGACACAAATCAATTACACTCTGGTTTTATGTACACCTTTGATCTAATCATTAATGGGGGTTAAAGAGAGCTATATTTACTGAAACAAAACACCACTGATGGGCTTATATTGACAAAATGCATTCAGAATAGTATCTTCTAGTATATTTCAGTCATTTTGCTACCTTTAGCCAGACTTGGCAACTGAATTAGACCGCCTGCTACAAACACATGCCGCTCCTCCAAAACCCTGCTCACTAATGCCATCTCATCCAACCCAATGACAGCAAACCCTACAGTGTAAAATGATTCACATGCAGAAAGAATTTCTGATCGGCTAGTCAGTCACACAGGACACTTATTTCAGTGACATCTGGCAGGTGGTAGAGAGTGTATGTGAGCTGTtccaaaaaacatgaaaaaaaccatTGGAACACATTCAAACTGTGTTCATTTAGCAAATCCTAAGTGTGTACAACCTTTAAATTAATTCAGGGAGTGGAGAATATTTGGGTTCCATATGGACCCTTTTCTCATCCAAGGGGTTTTCAGAAGCAGAAGTCATTATAGTTTGGTAAACTTCTGTAATGGTGAAGGGAAACTTCaacaaatatatgtttttgtgttcCCGTCTGCTCCAATTGCAATGAAAGTATTGCATGACTTTACTAAAGTTGAGGTATTGATTATATTGGTCAGTAGTGATAAAGATGTCAAATCTGCCACCTTCAGCATTATCTAGTTTCCTGTATTTTAATACCAAGGTCATAAAAAACTAAGTACagtgttataaatgtatatagattttaagaagacagaaaaaaaagaagaagtctcTTGATTATCATTAAATTTTAGACATTGttcatttcctctatttttatatttagataacATGTCTAGAGCTCTGTTTAAGTTGGTTTTTTAAAACACCAATTATTTAATTACACTGTTAAATGACTTTAGCACATTTCTAAATGCATATCCACTTTTAATATTTAGTAAACATTATAAtgctgtgatgcctaaattcactttaacatttaaaatgattgacTGTTGATCAGCTTATCAGAATTTTAATAGCCGTGCAACCCTAATGAGTCCAGTTATGATTATACAAGGCTAGTTTTGGTAAACACATTATTCCTCTTTACAGGTATATGACATTCCTCCATCTGTCAGCAAAGATGTTCCAGATGGTCCATTCAGGGAGGAAACATACGACGTTCCTCCTCACTTTGCCAAGATGAAGAGTCTGGAGAATCAGAACCAGGCCTATCTGTCTCAGATCCCAGGCGGTCCCGAGTCTCCCATTCCAGAGGACGTCTACGATGTTCCTCCACCTCAGCTCATAGGAAAACGACAGCCTGAGGGCCAGGAGATCTATGACATCCCTGCCAGCCTGCGAAAGGGCGGCCCACAGGACCACCACCCTGCAGATGTGTATGATTTCCCCCGTGAGCGACCAGCAGGCGAAGAATCGGGCGATTATGTGTATGATGTGCCTCCGCAGGTGGTGCGTGACGCAGCGGCCACCGAGGAGCTCACTGTGAGCTTCAAACGCCTGTCAGCGTCCAGCACGGGGAGCACCCGCAGTAACCTCTCAACGTCTTCTCTGGACATGGTGCCAGTGCGGGAATCTTCTGGTCCTGGCCGCCTGCTGCTTCTGGATCTAGACCAGGCCATGGAGCGGCTGTCCCGTCATCAACAGGCTGTGGAGAGCTCAGTGTCCCTTCTCATGTCATTCATCAGTGGGAACTGGCGCAGCTCTACTCAAATGGAGTCCAACCTCCCTGCTATCCGACAGGCCGTGGACCGCATTCGTGTGGCTGTCAGGGACCTGCTGGAGTTCGCTAGAGGAGCCGTGGCCAACGCCACCCAGGCCACCGACCGCACACTGCAGACCAAGCTCAGCAAGCAGCTGCAGAAGATGGAGGAGGCCTTCCAAGGTCTGGTGAGGTACAGTCAGGCACTGGACTCCTTGGGCTGGTCCCCCGCGGCTCTGATGGCACCTTCTACAGGCACCGGTGGGGACGACCTAGACCGGCTGGTCATGTGTGCCCGAGGCGTGCCTGATGACACCAAGCAGTTAGCATCGTTCCTCCATGGAAATGCATCTTTGCTCTTCAAACGGACAAACAAACAGCAGCAACTGCCGCTGCCACCCGTTCCTCATACTGGTGACGTTCTGGGTCAGCTGACCAACAACAACATCTCAGCATATCAGTCAGGCACACCTGAACGGGCCAATATCCAGTCCCGCCCATTACCCTCTCCTCCCAAATTCTCAGCTGAGGAAGAGACTCCAGACAGGCCGTGCGAGACGACAGAGGAGGGGTGGATGGAGGATTACGACTATGTTCATTTACAGGTATGCTACATGTAAAATCGTTGCAAAACATTCAATTGTTTCCTTCTTTGAAATGGATCCATGTGCAGACCTGCTTTTCCTTAAAGCCCACATACATCTTCTGTTGCACATCCGCTGTGTGGTTCTGTCAAAACTTCCAGTGAAACTGTGCAGAGAAGATGAATTCTGTTCAATCAcagagaccttttttttttttttttttcagtagcatTTCTAGTTCATTTTTTTAGTTGGCCTTAGGCCAAAcaagaaaatatgaaataaaaaaatacaaacattttagtTTATTCAGTATGTTTAAGGATTTGGTCTTTCAGTGCAAAAAGACCCCagagtttattatttatatttatttaatatctatatattttattgattattattaatattatttttcggtatatatcattatttgattttatttgattttaatttgtataatttgaTCTTATGACAacaatgttcctgtagctcaattggtagagcattgtgttatcaagtgcaaggttgggggttcgattccctgggaacacatgataggtaaaaattgatagcctgattgcactgtaagtcactttggataaaagtgtctgctaaatgcataaattgtatatataaaatagcatttttagAAAATTTGTAAAAGCTATAACTCAGTTGGACTGACCATGTTAGCTTATTTCTACCACACTGttttaaacaaacactttttttactttttatatttcaaattgtaGGTAATAACTGTAAAGGGCACATTTGAATGGGCATTTGATTTCTGTAATGTGTTCCACAACTGAAAATGGCTGTGTTGAGTTTATACTGATATTATACTGCCCCCTGATGGACTAGAAAGACATCTTCAGTCTGTTGGGattcacttttgtttttttatttacacaacaGCTGGAAGATGTATGCTGGTTGTGATTTTATTATTGGTTGTGCACAAATAATTTAACATGGTCTTGTACTCTTTTGCTTAAATGAAGGTGTTACATACATTTTTGAATACGCATTACAATTGTTCACCCATCTATCCACAGATAGTAAACTCTTtactatttatttacatttattttctttttctattttaggGTAAAGAAGAAtttgaaaagaaccaaagacagcTGTTGGAAAAAGGGAGCATCAAACAGAATAAGACTCTACTGGAACAGCAACAGGTATATAAGACTATAATAACACCTTATTCACAGAGCTCTCTACAAAGTGACACAATATTATTTTTGAGggagttttatataaataaacaaataaataaattaataataagtaGACATTTGTAACACTTTTTACAATAGTAGTATTACTCACTTGTGTCCCCAACAGCTAAAGCAGTTTGAGCGACTGGAGCAGGAGGTCTCCCGACCAATCAACAGTGACATTTCGGGCTGGACTCCGCCCTCTCACTACCCGCAGACTCCGCGCAGCAAGCTGTGCTCGGGCGACCGGCAGCTGCTGCTCTTTTACATGGAGCAGTGCGAGGCCAACATCACCACGCTCACCAACGCCATCGACGCATTCTACTCCTCCATCAACAACAACCAGCCGCCCAAAATCTTCGTCGCCCACAGCAAATTCGTCATCCTCAGCGCTCACAAGCTCGTCTTCATCGGAGACACGCTCTCCAGGCAAGCCAAGTCTTCCGAGGTTCGCACCAGGGTGGCCCAGCACAGCAACACACTCTGCGAAAAGCTCAAAGACATTGTGGTCAGCACCAAGACGGCGGCCCTGCAGTACCCCTCACCAGGGGCCGCCAGAGACATGACGGAAAGGGTGCGGGAGCTGGCGGGCTGCACCCAGCAGTTCCGCATGGCGCTCAATCAGCTACTGGCCATGTGAGTGCAGGGGTGAACGTGCCCCGGGACAGTCCATGCACAGAGCCTGTTTTAAACTCACTGGACAAATGTACCCTGTGCCACGAGCTTTTTATCTCCAAAGGACAAAATGATTAATGGGCAGAGCCATTGGTTGTAAATGAATCATTGTAAATATTTAAGTTGCTGTATGTCAGGGACAATGTAACACGGCGAATCCAGGCGGTTGAGGAACTTTTTGAACCAGGgaggagaaagagaaggaaacTATCTAAAGAGTAGATTTAAGACATTATGCATTATTATAGCTATAACTGTAATTATtgctctgattattattattgtcaacataattattattatgagatGCTGACTAAAGGTGTTTAAAATTTGAATCGTGTATGTAGAAGTACAACCATTTCCATGGAAGATCAACAATGGagggtttttttttatgaattgtgcCTGTTAGAAGCAAAAAATGGCATTTAACGTTTATCCTCTTGCTGTTGTTCGAAGAGGCTGATCacagagcatgctgggagtgaGCCAATCGGCAGACCTGAAACATTCTTCTCATTTACTGTGAGAGTACAGAGGACTTATTTACCCACATTTACCAATGCAAAGCAACAAGAACGGGTGAAGAACACATCAAATTTGGACTACTTTTGGAacattttgtgaaattgaaatatttctgaaatattCCCTGCCTGTAAGCTCTCGAATGCCTTTTCATGGCTTTGCCCCTTTGGCAAGTTTTAAGCTAGTTTGAAAACATATCACGTCATTATTTGAGATCTGATTATGTCCCTAAGAAGAGCCAATATTTAGTCTTTCAGCATCATTTGACCTCCAGTGTAGTGCCACTTCCTGCTGGACAGgtgcattgtggccacatcctGAGCGTTCCTGATTTCATATTTATCCTTTGTCTCTCAGATATCGCACCACATCCAACATAGACAGTGCATTAATGTACTATATCCAAAACCAGCTTGTTTAAACTCTCCCTCCATTGCATCCGTTTCTGAATGGAGACCTGAACCACCTGTCTCGACTTCCCTCGCCTTGTCCTTTTGCTCCTTGTTGGTTGTATTCTAAATTTAAGAATATGTCAGAAAAGTAGTTTAATGAAACTTATTAAACTTTTTAAGTACTGCAACATGTTGTTGTGTATATAGTCAAAATCCTTatccagttgaaaaaaaaaaagataaaaaaaagaagcatttaaGCCAAATGGTGACCTGATGTATGTTGTACTGTTAATCTGTTCTCAAATCTGTGTTCAAGGGTTTGAATGATATTGACATATATGTTACTGTAAATTGCATAACTGgaaatatatgtttaatatattttcattaaaaaaataaattcctgtCCATCTTGCTATTTATCATGTTTTTAGTGATACcagttaattaaaaacatgtacatttaatacattttcatattgttCAAATGGTTGTCAGTGTAATATATGTGCATTGATAATGCATACTGATCATCATGATAGTGGGGAAGCATTTCTAAGACACTATAGCTGCAAATAAAGTCTATTATGACTGTAAAGAGGAAGGAAACAGAAGCATAAACTGCAGCTGAATGTGCATTATCTATAAAGTGTGTCAGGGGCgattattaaaaacacatttcattttaaaacttaTTCTGTTAATGCATAGATAGGTATAACATTTGAGTATTGAATAAGCCCTACAAGTCTTCCTGAATCctgatctctctctcacacacacatacctgttTACTGTCCAAACACTACATTTTGCTGTTTGCATTACTAGTACAACCCTCTTTCTTTGGCTCAAGTATGCAAACCTATTTGCCAGATGCACTgtaattaatatgttttatattaatagtAACATTTCTATATGTTAAAGGCTTGTTTTCCTTTGCTGGAGggaacagctgtggtgtgatgaggggTGAACGCAGCGAAAGCTTTACAGGAGATGGAAAACCGATTGCTCCCCcatgatattttgtaaactgcatttatgaaaaagaactgcacagatgcagatattataacaatctatcgataaacactcAGCTTGTCCTCAGTCAGCAGAATGTGCGGATTGAAGAACGTGCTGAAAGGCGGGGAGGAATTGATCGAAATCTGCCACCGTTAATTCATTACagggtttgtttgtttaaataatgtaattttttttattcaagttcaAAGAGCGATTTTTCTTACCAGTAATGCAAAATGCAACATGTATAACACTCACAAATTAAAGAATAATTTCAAAGAAGACATATTAACTCtcaatgtgttttttattatggCAAGGACTTATTGATTTACATACAGTAGATGATCCT is a genomic window containing:
- the LOC127977038 gene encoding breast cancer anti-estrogen resistance protein 1 isoform X1 — translated: MSVPVFCKMFDCLQGAPAEIASRALNPSSAGSGTLLEQHLLPTETLNVLAKALYDNVAESPDELSFRKGDIMTVLERDTQGLEGWWLCSLHGRQGIVPGNRLKILVGMYDKQQQQQLQQQSSQPSPTQSHLNLPQSAYSKPPPASQYTAMHPAFSSSSANSTNPDGVYMLPPSHGLPAPSSVYQVPTGPQPPLPQPKAPAVAQKQSHALYPPTPQDVYQVPPSISVPGQDIYQVPSTAGGLCPGQDVYQVPPSVNQTQEVYQIPPSIEKSWDSPKPMGKVVVPTRVGQVYVYDTGKNEQDEYDVPRHLPPTQDIYDVPPTRTQYNQQVYDTPPMAMKGPPSRDGQEIYDTPPSVDKSQLHYQQAVYDIPPSVSKDVPDGPFREETYDVPPHFAKMKSLENQNQAYLSQIPGGPESPIPEDVYDVPPPQLIGKRQPEGQEIYDIPASLRKGGPQDHHPADVYDFPRERPAGEESGDYVYDVPPQVVRDAAATEELTVSFKRLSASSTGSTRSNLSTSSLDMVPVRESSGPGRLLLLDLDQAMERLSRHQQAVESSVSLLMSFISGNWRSSTQMESNLPAIRQAVDRIRVAVRDLLEFARGAVANATQATDRTLQTKLSKQLQKMEEAFQGLVRYSQALDSLGWSPAALMAPSTGTGGDDLDRLVMCARGVPDDTKQLASFLHGNASLLFKRTNKQQQLPLPPVPHTGDVLGQLTNNNISAYQSGTPERANIQSRPLPSPPKFSAEEETPDRPCETTEEGWMEDYDYVHLQGKEEFEKNQRQLLEKGSIKQNKTLLEQQQLKQFERLEQEVSRPINSDISGWTPPSHYPQTPRSKLCSGDRQLLLFYMEQCEANITTLTNAIDAFYSSINNNQPPKIFVAHSKFVILSAHKLVFIGDTLSRQAKSSEVRTRVAQHSNTLCEKLKDIVVSTKTAALQYPSPGAARDMTERVRELAGCTQQFRMALNQLLAM
- the LOC127977038 gene encoding breast cancer anti-estrogen resistance protein 1 isoform X4, whose protein sequence is MSVPNVLAKALYDNVAESPDELSFRKGDIMTVLERDTQGLEGWWLCSLHGRQGIVPGNRLKILVGMYDKQQQQQLQQQSSQPSPTQSHLNLPQSAYSKPPPASQYTAMHPAFSSSSANSTNPDGVYMLPPSHGLPAPSSVYQVPTGPQPPLPQPKAPAVAQKQSHALYPPTPQDVYQVPPSISVPGQDIYQVPSTAGGLCPGQDVYQVPPSVNQTQEVYQIPPSIEKSWDSPKPMGKVVVPTRVGQVYVYDTGKNEQDEYDVPRHLPPTQDIYDVPPTRTQYNQQVYDTPPMAMKGPPSRDGQEIYDTPPSVDKSQLHYQQAVYDIPPSVSKDVPDGPFREETYDVPPHFAKMKSLENQNQAYLSQIPGGPESPIPEDVYDVPPPQLIGKRQPEGQEIYDIPASLRKGGPQDHHPADVYDFPRERPAGEESGDYVYDVPPQVVRDAAATEELTVSFKRLSASSTGSTRSNLSTSSLDMVPVRESSGPGRLLLLDLDQAMERLSRHQQAVESSVSLLMSFISGNWRSSTQMESNLPAIRQAVDRIRVAVRDLLEFARGAVANATQATDRTLQTKLSKQLQKMEEAFQGLVRYSQALDSLGWSPAALMAPSTGTGGDDLDRLVMCARGVPDDTKQLASFLHGNASLLFKRTNKQQQLPLPPVPHTGDVLGQLTNNNISAYQSGTPERANIQSRPLPSPPKFSAEEETPDRPCETTEEGWMEDYDYVHLQGKEEFEKNQRQLLEKGSIKQNKTLLEQQQLKQFERLEQEVSRPINSDISGWTPPSHYPQTPRSKLCSGDRQLLLFYMEQCEANITTLTNAIDAFYSSINNNQPPKIFVAHSKFVILSAHKLVFIGDTLSRQAKSSEVRTRVAQHSNTLCEKLKDIVVSTKTAALQYPSPGAARDMTERVRELAGCTQQFRMALNQLLAM
- the LOC127977038 gene encoding breast cancer anti-estrogen resistance protein 1 isoform X3 — translated: MNYLNVLAKALYDNVAESPDELSFRKGDIMTVLERDTQGLEGWWLCSLHGRQGIVPGNRLKILVGMYDKQQQQQLQQQSSQPSPTQSHLNLPQSAYSKPPPASQYTAMHPAFSSSSANSTNPDGVYMLPPSHGLPAPSSVYQVPTGPQPPLPQPKAPAVAQKQSHALYPPTPQDVYQVPPSISVPGQDIYQVPSTAGGLCPGQDVYQVPPSVNQTQEVYQIPPSIEKSWDSPKPMGKVVVPTRVGQVYVYDTGKNEQDEYDVPRHLPPTQDIYDVPPTRTQYNQQVYDTPPMAMKGPPSRDGQEIYDTPPSVDKSQLHYQQAVYDIPPSVSKDVPDGPFREETYDVPPHFAKMKSLENQNQAYLSQIPGGPESPIPEDVYDVPPPQLIGKRQPEGQEIYDIPASLRKGGPQDHHPADVYDFPRERPAGEESGDYVYDVPPQVVRDAAATEELTVSFKRLSASSTGSTRSNLSTSSLDMVPVRESSGPGRLLLLDLDQAMERLSRHQQAVESSVSLLMSFISGNWRSSTQMESNLPAIRQAVDRIRVAVRDLLEFARGAVANATQATDRTLQTKLSKQLQKMEEAFQGLVRYSQALDSLGWSPAALMAPSTGTGGDDLDRLVMCARGVPDDTKQLASFLHGNASLLFKRTNKQQQLPLPPVPHTGDVLGQLTNNNISAYQSGTPERANIQSRPLPSPPKFSAEEETPDRPCETTEEGWMEDYDYVHLQGKEEFEKNQRQLLEKGSIKQNKTLLEQQQLKQFERLEQEVSRPINSDISGWTPPSHYPQTPRSKLCSGDRQLLLFYMEQCEANITTLTNAIDAFYSSINNNQPPKIFVAHSKFVILSAHKLVFIGDTLSRQAKSSEVRTRVAQHSNTLCEKLKDIVVSTKTAALQYPSPGAARDMTERVRELAGCTQQFRMALNQLLAM
- the LOC127977038 gene encoding breast cancer anti-estrogen resistance protein 1 isoform X2, producing MSVPVFCKMFDCLQGAPAEIASRALNPSSAGSGTLLEQHLLPTETLNVLAKALYDNVAESPDELSFRKGDIMTVLERDTQGLEGWWLCSLHGRQGIVPGNRLKILVGMYDKQQQQQLQQQSSQPSPTQSHLNLPQSAYSKPPPASQYTAMHPAFSSSSANSTNPDGVYMLPPSHGLPAPSSVYQVPTGPQPPLPQPKAPAVAQKQSHALYPPTPQDVYQVPPSISVPGQDIYQVPSTAGGLCPGQDVYQVPPSVNQTQEVYQIPPSIEKSWDSPKPMGKVVVPTRVGQVYVYDTGKNEQDEYDVPRHLPPTQDIYDVPPTRTQYNQQVYDIPPSVSKDVPDGPFREETYDVPPHFAKMKSLENQNQAYLSQIPGGPESPIPEDVYDVPPPQLIGKRQPEGQEIYDIPASLRKGGPQDHHPADVYDFPRERPAGEESGDYVYDVPPQVVRDAAATEELTVSFKRLSASSTGSTRSNLSTSSLDMVPVRESSGPGRLLLLDLDQAMERLSRHQQAVESSVSLLMSFISGNWRSSTQMESNLPAIRQAVDRIRVAVRDLLEFARGAVANATQATDRTLQTKLSKQLQKMEEAFQGLVRYSQALDSLGWSPAALMAPSTGTGGDDLDRLVMCARGVPDDTKQLASFLHGNASLLFKRTNKQQQLPLPPVPHTGDVLGQLTNNNISAYQSGTPERANIQSRPLPSPPKFSAEEETPDRPCETTEEGWMEDYDYVHLQGKEEFEKNQRQLLEKGSIKQNKTLLEQQQLKQFERLEQEVSRPINSDISGWTPPSHYPQTPRSKLCSGDRQLLLFYMEQCEANITTLTNAIDAFYSSINNNQPPKIFVAHSKFVILSAHKLVFIGDTLSRQAKSSEVRTRVAQHSNTLCEKLKDIVVSTKTAALQYPSPGAARDMTERVRELAGCTQQFRMALNQLLAM